In Vigna unguiculata cultivar IT97K-499-35 chromosome 3, ASM411807v1, whole genome shotgun sequence, a single genomic region encodes these proteins:
- the LOC114178984 gene encoding ASC1-like protein: MTMSSFFQNVDWHHESYPAYRDFYFLPLFALFFPSIRFFLDRFFFQKLARRLIFGKGNENLDLHTDERRKKIRKFKESAWKCVYYLSAEVLALYVTYDEPWFTNTRNFWVGPGSQVWPDQKTKLKLKAVYMYAAGFYSYSIFALIFWETRRSDFGVSMSHHVATVILIVLSYIFRFARVGSVVLAIHDASDVFLEIGKMSKYSGAETVASFAFILFVLSWIILRLIYYPFWILWSTSYEVLLTLDKEKHRVDGPIYYYLFNSLLYCLLVMHIYWWVLIFRMLVKQIQAKGKVSEDVRSDSDEDEHED; the protein is encoded by the exons ATGACGATGAGTTCTTTCTTCCAAAACGTGGACTGGCACCATGAATCTTACCCTGCATATCGCGATTTCTACTTTCTCCCCCTTTTCGCTCTTTTCTTCCCATCCATACGCTTCTTTCTCGACCGATTCTTCTTCCAG AAACTGGCCAGACGATTGATTTTCGGAAAGGGGAATGAGAATCTCGACTTGCACACAgatgagagaagaaaaaagattaGGAAATTCAAGGAATCAGCTTGGAAATGTGTTTATTATCTTTCTGCTGAGGTTCTGGCTCTCTATGTTACGTATGACGAACCCTGGTTTACCAACACGAGAAACTTTTGGGTGGGGCCAGGGTCTCAGGTCTGGCCAGATCAAAAGACCAA GTTGAAATTGAAGGCGGTGTATATGTATGCTGCTGGGTTTTACTCATACtccatttttgctttaatattttGGGAAACCAGGCGCTCCGACTTTGGGGTCTCCATGAGTCATCACGTTGCTACTGTAATTCTCATTGTGCTGTCTTACATTTTTAG GTTTGCTCGTGTTGGATCGGTTGTGTTAGCAATTCATGATGCTAGCGATGTGTTTCTGGAGATAGGGAAAATGTCCAAATACAGTGGTGCTGAAACTGTGGCTAGCTTTGCTTTTATTCTATTTGTTTTATCCTGGATCATATTGCGCCTCATTTACTACCCATTCTGGATTCTCTGGAGTACAAG TTATGAAGTTCTGCTCACGTTGGATAAGGAAAAGCACCGAGTGGATGGtccaatatattattatctgtTCAATAGTCTTCTGTACTGCTTGCTTGTTATGCATATTTATTGGTGGGTGCTGATATTTCGGATGCTTGTTAAACAAATCCAAGCAAAAGGGAAAGTTAGTGAAGATGTTCGATCTG ATTCAGATGAAGACGAACATGAAGATTGA